One segment of Nakamurella flava DNA contains the following:
- a CDS encoding coenzyme F420-0:L-glutamate ligase, translating into MSAPEQPAPTGQARSLHLHPVTGLPDFRPGDDLAAALVEHAPWIADGDILIVTSKVLSKVEGRLVPSPTDPTERDEFRRRLIDEQTVRLVAQVGRTKIVENHLGIVAAAAGIDASNVHTDEIALLPEDPDASARGLVTAFAARGRRVGVIVTDTQGRAWRSGVTDVAIGAAGVLVLDDHRGGVDEFGNELTVTQVALGDELAAAGDLVKGKLGGVPVAVARWSSALVPPDPEPQPGEPGPPVDQTARSLIRPTHEDLFRLGTDLAVEQGRREAVLLRRTVRAFTTAPVDPAALTRAVGVALTAPAPHHTRPVRFVWVREHRDALFEAMQAEWEADLAGDGWTPDRIARRTARGQVLRTAPEVIVPFLTGQGRHDYPDARRRDAERTMFTVAGGAAVQALLVALAAEGLGSAWISSTIFCPAVVRGVLQVPDDWTPLGGVAVGYPTEPLVPRPPSDEGLMLR; encoded by the coding sequence GTGTCCGCTCCTGAGCAACCGGCCCCGACCGGCCAGGCCCGTTCCCTGCACCTGCACCCGGTGACCGGGCTGCCGGACTTCCGGCCCGGCGACGACCTGGCCGCCGCGCTCGTCGAGCACGCCCCGTGGATCGCCGACGGCGACATCCTCATCGTCACGTCCAAGGTGCTGTCCAAGGTCGAGGGCCGGCTGGTGCCCAGCCCCACCGACCCGACCGAACGCGACGAGTTCCGGCGCCGGCTCATCGACGAGCAGACGGTGCGACTGGTCGCGCAGGTCGGCCGCACGAAGATCGTCGAGAACCACCTCGGGATCGTCGCTGCCGCCGCCGGCATCGACGCCTCCAACGTGCACACCGACGAGATCGCCCTGCTGCCGGAAGATCCCGACGCCTCCGCGCGCGGTCTGGTCACCGCCTTCGCCGCGCGGGGCCGCCGGGTCGGGGTGATCGTCACCGACACCCAGGGCCGGGCCTGGCGCAGCGGCGTCACCGACGTGGCGATCGGCGCGGCCGGCGTGCTCGTCCTGGACGACCACCGGGGCGGGGTCGACGAGTTCGGCAACGAGCTGACGGTCACCCAGGTCGCGCTGGGCGACGAACTCGCCGCCGCCGGTGACCTGGTCAAGGGCAAGCTGGGCGGCGTTCCCGTCGCCGTCGCCCGCTGGTCGTCGGCCCTCGTGCCGCCCGACCCCGAGCCGCAGCCCGGCGAACCGGGGCCGCCGGTGGATCAGACCGCCCGGTCGCTGATCCGACCGACCCACGAGGACCTCTTCCGCCTGGGCACCGACCTGGCCGTCGAGCAGGGCCGCCGGGAGGCCGTGCTGCTGCGCCGCACGGTCCGCGCGTTCACCACCGCGCCCGTCGACCCCGCCGCGCTGACCCGTGCCGTCGGCGTCGCCCTCACCGCGCCCGCCCCGCACCACACCCGACCGGTCCGGTTCGTCTGGGTGCGCGAACACCGGGACGCGCTGTTCGAGGCCATGCAGGCCGAGTGGGAGGCCGATCTGGCCGGCGACGGCTGGACGCCCGACCGCATCGCCCGGCGCACCGCCCGGGGCCAGGTGCTGCGGACCGCCCCCGAGGTGATCGTTCCGTTCCTGACCGGACAGGGCCGGCACGACTACCCCGACGCCCGACGACGCGACGCCGAACGCACCATGTTCACCGTCGCCGGCGGCGCGGCCGTGCAGGCGCTGCTGGTCGCGCTGGCCGCCGAGGGGCTGGGCTCGGCGTGGATCTCGTCGACGATCTTCTGCCCGGCCGTGGTCCGCGGCGTCCTGCAGGTCCCCGACGACTGGACCCCGCTGGGTGGAGTCGCGGTCGGGTACCCGACGGAACCGTTGGTCCCACGGCCGCCGTCCGACGAGGGCCTGATGCTGCGATGA
- a CDS encoding site-2 protease family protein produces MSYRTGGTWIFPTVLIVTAAVGVFLATDARPGGLPTGVLVFLFVLGGWLVTLCLHEFAHALVAYLGGDVSVRARGYLTLNPLRYTDLAYSIVIPLILLAVGGIPLPGGAVLVQPGLLRRPWFASLVSAAGPLVNLLAGAVLAAVAGGMDSPLGAALSFLALLQFVAGILNLLPVPGFDGFGIIEPYLSPAFRERIRPIRPWLPLAVFALLWSVPQLGSALFGAGYRLLVVSGGNPLLAAYGAGAFQFWR; encoded by the coding sequence ATGTCCTACCGAACCGGCGGAACCTGGATCTTCCCGACCGTACTGATTGTGACCGCTGCCGTCGGGGTGTTCCTGGCCACCGACGCCCGACCCGGCGGGCTGCCGACCGGAGTGTTGGTCTTCCTGTTCGTCCTGGGCGGCTGGCTGGTCACCCTGTGCCTGCACGAGTTCGCCCACGCCCTCGTCGCCTACCTCGGGGGCGACGTGTCCGTACGGGCCCGGGGCTACCTCACGTTGAACCCGTTGCGGTACACCGATCTCGCCTACAGCATCGTCATCCCGCTGATCCTGCTCGCCGTCGGCGGCATCCCCCTTCCGGGCGGGGCCGTGCTCGTCCAGCCGGGCCTGCTGCGCCGGCCCTGGTTCGCCAGCCTGGTCTCGGCCGCTGGTCCGCTGGTCAATCTGCTGGCCGGCGCCGTCCTCGCCGCGGTCGCCGGCGGGATGGACTCACCGTTGGGGGCCGCCCTGTCCTTCCTGGCCCTGTTGCAGTTCGTGGCCGGGATCCTGAACCTGTTGCCCGTCCCCGGGTTCGACGGCTTCGGGATCATCGAGCCGTACCTGTCGCCCGCCTTCCGCGAGCGCATCCGGCCGATCCGCCCCTGGCTGCCGCTGGCCGTGTTCGCGCTGCTGTGGAGCGTGCCCCAACTGGGGTCCGCCCTCTTCGGCGCCGGCTACCGGTTGCTCGTGGTCAGTGGCGGGAACCCCCTGCTCGCCGCGTACGGCGCCGGGGCGTTCCAGTTCTGGCGCTGA
- a CDS encoding Trm112 family protein, translating to MTSTPHSASPAASPAALDPRLLAVLACPTPHRAALRPGRPGSPAPADAATSLFCPECHRVFPVRDGIPVLLLDEAEPPDGPVSS from the coding sequence ATGACCAGCACCCCGCACTCCGCTTCCCCGGCGGCGAGCCCGGCGGCTCTCGACCCGCGCCTGCTCGCCGTCCTGGCCTGCCCCACGCCCCACCGGGCGGCGCTGCGACCGGGCCGACCCGGGTCGCCCGCGCCCGCCGACGCCGCGACGTCCCTGTTCTGCCCGGAATGCCACCGGGTGTTCCCGGTCCGGGACGGCATCCCGGTCCTGCTGCTCGACGAGGCCGAACCACCGGACGGACCGGTCTCGTCGTGA
- a CDS encoding WhiB family transcriptional regulator, with the protein MTSQGQLSIASSGLALAPAGAEPEWHERALCAQTDPEAFFPEKGGSTREAKKICVGCEVRAECLSYALANDERFGIWGGLSERERRRLKRAAG; encoded by the coding sequence ATGACCAGCCAGGGACAACTCTCCATCGCGTCGAGCGGGCTGGCTCTCGCACCTGCGGGTGCCGAGCCCGAGTGGCACGAGCGCGCACTCTGCGCGCAGACCGATCCGGAGGCCTTCTTCCCGGAGAAGGGCGGATCGACCCGGGAGGCCAAGAAGATCTGCGTGGGCTGCGAGGTGCGGGCCGAGTGCCTGTCCTACGCGTTGGCCAACGACGAGCGCTTCGGCATCTGGGGCGGGCTGTCCGAGCGGGAACGCCGGCGGCTCAAGCGGGCCGCCGGCTGA
- a CDS encoding CAP domain-containing protein produces the protein MALLAVVLAATAALGVPATAAAAAPRDSIDVEFVKLVNQARSQNGLSPVVHSADLRRLSTSWSDKMATGGTSCRLAHNPDAWNQLPSYGAASRTKWGENVASWTTDQYSAQDIFNLYMESPGHRANILGKDYRFIGVATVSGSGGCAGTDWNTMTFTDKVDNPGNVVNAGGGGTTPTSRKVAFKSMANGKFVSAEAAGTKPLIANRDSASGWETFTMTTTSGDSRTLRAMADNEFVSAENAGSAPLISNRASASGWETFTLITNGDGTYSLRAQANNKIVTAEAGGSRPLIANRDSVSGWEKFQIVPIG, from the coding sequence GTGGCCCTCCTGGCCGTCGTCCTCGCCGCCACCGCCGCCCTCGGCGTGCCGGCGACCGCAGCGGCCGCCGCCCCGCGCGACTCCATCGACGTCGAGTTCGTCAAGCTCGTCAACCAGGCCCGCAGCCAGAACGGCCTGAGCCCGGTGGTGCATTCGGCCGACCTGCGCCGCCTGTCCACGTCCTGGTCCGACAAGATGGCGACGGGTGGCACCAGCTGCCGACTCGCCCACAACCCGGACGCCTGGAACCAGCTGCCCAGCTACGGCGCGGCCAGCCGCACCAAGTGGGGCGAGAACGTCGCCAGCTGGACCACGGACCAGTACTCGGCCCAGGACATCTTCAACCTGTACATGGAGTCCCCGGGCCACCGGGCCAACATCCTCGGCAAGGACTACCGGTTCATCGGCGTCGCCACCGTGTCCGGCAGCGGGGGTTGCGCCGGGACCGACTGGAACACGATGACCTTCACCGACAAGGTGGACAACCCGGGCAACGTGGTGAACGCCGGTGGCGGCGGCACCACGCCGACCAGCCGCAAGGTCGCCTTCAAGTCGATGGCCAACGGCAAGTTCGTCAGCGCGGAGGCCGCCGGCACGAAGCCGCTCATCGCCAACCGCGACAGCGCCAGCGGCTGGGAGACCTTCACCATGACGACGACGTCGGGTGACAGCCGAACCCTGCGGGCGATGGCCGACAACGAGTTCGTCAGCGCGGAGAACGCCGGTTCGGCTCCGCTGATCTCCAACCGGGCCAGCGCCAGCGGCTGGGAGACCTTCACACTGATCACCAACGGCGACGGCACCTACAGCCTGCGCGCCCAGGCGAACAACAAGATCGTCACCGCCGAGGCGGGCGGCAGCCGGCCACTGATCGCCAACCGAGACTCCGTCAGCGGCTGGGAGAAGTTCCAGATCGTCCCGATCGGCTGA
- a CDS encoding metallopeptidase family protein, whose product MSGELREPSGGAGAERPADGAPRSRSGRFPSPRSGRSRWRRRRGGPVQDPAVEVAARRDRHGRGPRTPLIPAGLPGARTRAEQFDEAVLEAVADLEGRWPGQLDALEFAVDEVPTVPADGPEPPADDVVVDVGVPLSRFLPAGVDHRGRPTKARVVVYRRPLEARSADSGDLVDLVTEVLVEQLEAVLGPDDADPDDGR is encoded by the coding sequence ATGAGCGGGGAGCTGCGTGAACCCAGCGGCGGGGCGGGCGCCGAGCGTCCGGCCGACGGCGCCCCCCGGTCCCGGTCGGGGCGGTTCCCGTCCCCCCGCAGTGGCCGCTCGCGCTGGCGCCGCCGCCGTGGCGGCCCGGTCCAGGACCCGGCCGTCGAGGTGGCCGCCCGGCGGGACCGGCACGGCCGCGGCCCCCGGACGCCGCTGATCCCGGCCGGTCTGCCGGGGGCCCGCACCCGGGCCGAACAGTTCGACGAGGCCGTGCTCGAGGCGGTCGCCGACCTGGAGGGCCGCTGGCCCGGCCAGCTCGACGCGCTCGAGTTCGCGGTCGACGAGGTCCCGACCGTGCCGGCCGACGGGCCCGAACCACCGGCCGACGATGTGGTGGTCGACGTCGGCGTGCCGCTCAGCCGGTTCCTGCCCGCCGGGGTCGACCATCGGGGCCGTCCGACCAAGGCGCGGGTCGTGGTCTACCGGCGCCCGTTGGAGGCTCGCTCGGCGGACAGCGGCGATCTGGTCGACCTGGTCACCGAGGTGCTCGTCGAGCAGTTGGAAGCGGTGCTCGGCCCGGACGACGCCGACCCGGACGACGGTCGCTGA
- the mihF gene encoding integration host factor, actinobacterial type yields MALPQLTDEQRAAALEKAAAARRARAELKERLKRGGTSLKQVLADAESDEALAKLKVSALLEALPGVGKVRAAQLMEQFEIAPSRRVRGLGERQRQALLNEFGF; encoded by the coding sequence GTGGCACTGCCCCAACTGACCGACGAGCAGCGTGCTGCGGCCCTGGAGAAGGCCGCCGCCGCCCGTCGTGCCCGTGCCGAGCTCAAGGAGCGGCTCAAGCGCGGCGGCACGTCCCTCAAGCAGGTCCTCGCCGACGCCGAGTCGGACGAGGCGCTGGCCAAGTTGAAGGTCTCGGCCCTGCTCGAGGCGCTGCCCGGGGTCGGCAAGGTCCGCGCCGCCCAGCTGATGGAGCAGTTCGAGATCGCCCCCAGCCGTCGGGTGCGCGGACTGGGCGAGCGTCAGCGTCAGGCCCTGCTCAACGAGTTCGGTTTCTGA
- the manA gene encoding mannose-6-phosphate isomerase, class I encodes MHNRIRPYAWGSRTTIAELLGEPSPSAHPQAELWVGAHPADSSTVVGPDGERALVDVVADDPEAALGGRVRKHLGDRLPFLLKVLAAAEPLSLQAHPSADQAARGFAAEEDAGIPRSSPNRNYKDSSHKPELVYALTEFRALCGFRDPAHTVEILQELGSPRLEHYLGLLSGQPDAGGIRAFFSVGITLPSSALDPLLSDVLACCVDRVREGSRFADEYRTTLELGERYPGDPGVLASLLMNHVTLRPGQALSLPAGNLHAYLSGAAIEIMANSDNVLRGGLTPKHVDVPELMRVLDFAPVAVPLQDGEPGDVPDEVVFATPFPEFRLSRLDLGDEPRTLHHDGPQVLLVFEGELRVERVPDGADAAGGGEALTVPRGRSVWVAAADGPIRVSGPATVFRARDGLSD; translated from the coding sequence ATGCACAACCGGATCCGGCCGTACGCGTGGGGGTCGCGCACGACCATCGCCGAACTGCTGGGCGAGCCGTCACCCTCGGCGCATCCGCAGGCCGAGCTCTGGGTCGGGGCCCACCCGGCGGACTCGTCGACCGTCGTCGGCCCGGACGGGGAACGGGCACTGGTCGACGTCGTCGCCGACGACCCGGAAGCCGCCCTGGGCGGTCGGGTCCGCAAGCATCTGGGCGATCGGCTGCCGTTCCTGCTCAAGGTGCTGGCCGCGGCCGAGCCGTTGTCGCTGCAGGCGCACCCGTCGGCCGATCAGGCCGCCCGCGGTTTCGCCGCCGAGGAGGACGCCGGCATCCCGCGCTCGTCGCCGAACCGGAACTACAAGGACAGCTCGCACAAGCCGGAGCTGGTCTACGCCCTGACCGAGTTCCGGGCGCTGTGCGGGTTCCGCGACCCGGCCCACACCGTCGAGATCCTGCAGGAGCTGGGGTCGCCACGGCTGGAGCACTACCTGGGCCTGTTGTCCGGTCAACCGGACGCCGGCGGCATCCGGGCGTTCTTCTCGGTCGGCATCACGTTGCCGTCCAGTGCCCTGGATCCGCTGCTGTCCGACGTGCTGGCCTGCTGTGTCGACCGGGTGCGGGAAGGGTCGCGGTTCGCCGACGAGTACCGGACCACCCTGGAGCTGGGCGAGCGGTACCCGGGGGATCCGGGGGTGCTCGCCAGCCTGCTGATGAACCACGTGACCCTGCGTCCGGGGCAGGCGCTGTCCCTGCCGGCCGGCAACCTGCACGCCTACCTGTCCGGGGCCGCCATCGAGATCATGGCCAACTCCGACAACGTGCTGCGGGGCGGACTCACCCCCAAGCACGTCGACGTCCCGGAACTGATGCGGGTCCTGGACTTCGCGCCGGTCGCCGTCCCGCTCCAGGACGGCGAGCCCGGCGACGTGCCGGACGAGGTCGTCTTCGCGACCCCGTTCCCCGAGTTCCGGTTGTCGCGTCTGGACCTCGGCGACGAACCGCGGACGCTGCACCACGACGGCCCGCAGGTGCTGCTGGTCTTCGAGGGCGAGTTGCGCGTCGAACGCGTGCCCGATGGGGCAGACGCGGCCGGGGGGGGCGAGGCCCTGACGGTGCCCCGCGGCCGGTCGGTGTGGGTCGCCGCGGCCGACGGGCCGATCCGGGTCAGCGGGCCGGCCACCGTGTTCCGGGCCCGGGACGGTCTGTCCGACTGA
- a CDS encoding YccF domain-containing protein has protein sequence MRLVLNLIWVVLCGLWMSIGYLLAGIVCCILIITIPFGLASFRIALFALWPFGRTVVRRPDAGAPSAVGNVIWFLFAGLWLAIGHVVTGIALAITIIGIPLALANFKLIPISLLPLGCEIVALPDARALRTVA, from the coding sequence ATGCGACTGGTCCTGAACCTCATCTGGGTGGTGCTCTGCGGGCTGTGGATGTCGATCGGCTACCTGCTGGCCGGGATCGTGTGCTGCATTCTGATCATTACGATCCCATTCGGCCTAGCGTCATTCCGCATCGCTCTGTTCGCCCTCTGGCCGTTCGGCCGAACGGTGGTCCGCCGCCCGGATGCCGGAGCCCCCTCGGCGGTCGGCAACGTCATCTGGTTCCTCTTCGCCGGCCTGTGGCTGGCTATCGGACATGTCGTGACCGGCATCGCCCTGGCCATCACGATCATCGGCATCCCGTTGGCGCTGGCCAACTTCAAGCTGATCCCGATCTCCCTGTTGCCCCTCGGTTGCGAGATCGTGGCCCTGCCGGACGCCCGGGCCCTGCGCACCGTCGCCTGA
- the cofD gene encoding 2-phospho-L-lactate transferase: MRITVLVGGVGGAKFLLGVKQHLGWSPFGPPPANPDAGVQPTVSAVVNTADDIRLHNLQVCPDLDSCLYTLAGVSDLERGWGRRDETWTVSAELAGYGAEAPWFSLGDRDIATHLVRTRMLDAGYPLSLVTQALSARWQPGVDLLPMTDDRVETHVVVDDPEPTDDGPAGRVALHFQEWWIRHRAALPAREITPIGAAEATPGPGVLDAIRTADIVLLAPSNPVVSIGTILAVPGIADAVRTTTAPVVGVSPIIGGAPVRGHADACLAAIDVPCTAEGVGRHYGARTDGGLLDAWLIAPDDHADVPGVDVVRAPLLMSDPAATAGIVATALEVAGVRS, translated from the coding sequence GTGAGGATCACGGTGCTGGTCGGCGGCGTCGGCGGGGCGAAGTTCCTGCTCGGCGTGAAGCAACATCTGGGCTGGTCGCCGTTCGGGCCGCCCCCGGCGAATCCCGACGCCGGGGTCCAGCCGACGGTCTCGGCCGTGGTGAACACGGCCGACGACATCCGACTGCACAACCTGCAGGTCTGCCCCGACCTCGACTCGTGCCTGTACACCCTGGCCGGGGTCTCCGACCTCGAACGCGGATGGGGCCGACGGGACGAGACCTGGACCGTCTCGGCCGAACTCGCGGGCTACGGAGCCGAGGCGCCCTGGTTCTCCCTCGGCGACCGGGACATCGCCACCCACCTGGTCCGGACCCGGATGCTCGACGCCGGTTACCCGTTGTCGCTGGTCACCCAGGCCCTGAGTGCCCGCTGGCAGCCCGGGGTCGACCTCCTGCCGATGACCGACGACCGGGTCGAGACCCACGTGGTGGTCGACGATCCGGAGCCGACCGACGACGGGCCGGCCGGCCGGGTCGCCCTGCACTTCCAGGAGTGGTGGATCCGGCACCGGGCGGCACTGCCCGCCCGGGAGATCACCCCGATCGGCGCGGCCGAGGCCACCCCCGGACCCGGGGTCCTCGACGCCATCCGCACCGCGGACATCGTCCTGCTCGCCCCGTCCAACCCGGTGGTCTCGATCGGCACCATCCTCGCCGTTCCCGGCATCGCCGACGCGGTCCGCACCACGACCGCCCCGGTCGTCGGGGTCTCCCCCATCATCGGCGGCGCCCCGGTCCGCGGGCACGCCGACGCGTGCCTGGCCGCCATCGACGTGCCCTGCACGGCCGAGGGGGTCGGCCGGCACTACGGCGCCCGCACCGACGGCGGCCTGCTCGACGCCTGGCTGATCGCCCCCGACGACCACGCGGACGTCCCCGGCGTCGACGTCGTCCGGGCGCCCCTGCTGATGAGCGACCCGGCGGCCACCGCCGGGATCGTCGCCACCGCCCTGGAGGTCGCCGGTGTCCGCTCCTGA
- a CDS encoding DUF3499 domain-containing protein produces MRRCSRTGCTNPAVATLTFAYADSTAVVGPLATAAEPHSYDLCSSHALNLTAPRGWEVVRPDGELPDDTGHTDDLEALANAVREAGRVERPAAEAPAGGGATGRRGHLRVLRDDS; encoded by the coding sequence CTGCGGCGTTGTTCCCGGACCGGATGCACCAACCCTGCGGTCGCCACCCTGACGTTCGCCTACGCCGACTCGACCGCGGTCGTCGGTCCGTTGGCCACCGCGGCCGAGCCGCACTCCTACGACCTGTGCTCCTCGCACGCGTTAAACCTCACGGCTCCGCGTGGCTGGGAGGTCGTCCGGCCGGACGGCGAGCTGCCCGACGACACCGGGCACACCGACGACCTGGAGGCGCTGGCCAACGCGGTCCGCGAGGCCGGCCGGGTCGAACGGCCCGCGGCGGAAGCGCCGGCCGGTGGGGGCGCCACCGGACGTCGTGGTCACCTGCGCGTGCTGCGCGACGACAGCTGA
- a CDS encoding phosphomannomutase/phosphoglucomutase, translated as MGVSVRDDETGGAAPRLSEFVKAYDVRGLVGSQLTSDVARAIGNAFAVQLAERDATSVVVAYDMRDSSPELAGAFAEGVTTAGLDVVMAGLGSTDLLYFASGHLDMPGAMFTASHNPARYNGIKMCFAGAQPISLDTGLARVRDEAQAVLDGEAQPVVAATPGTVSERSLVAEYADYLKSLVDLTGIRPLHVVVDAGNGMAGYTVPAVLGDLPLTIDAMYFELDGSFPNHEANPLEPANLVDLQAEVRRVGADIGLAFDGDADRCFVVDERGEPVSPSAITALVATRELAKAPGASILYNLISSRAVPEIVGENGGQAIRTRVGHSFIKAEMARTGAVFGGEHSAHYYFANFFNADTGMLAALHVLAALGEQDGPLSDLVAAYSRYAASGEINSTVPDASIKLDQIRAWAADHDAEVDELDGITVTLPDGGWFNVRASNTEPLLRLNVEAADEPAMGALRDEILGLIRS; from the coding sequence GTGGGCGTTTCGGTACGCGATGACGAGACGGGCGGGGCCGCCCCGCGGCTGTCGGAGTTCGTCAAGGCCTACGACGTCCGCGGACTGGTCGGCTCGCAGCTGACCTCCGACGTCGCCCGGGCCATCGGCAACGCCTTCGCCGTCCAGCTCGCCGAACGGGACGCCACCTCGGTGGTCGTGGCGTACGACATGCGCGACTCCTCGCCCGAGTTGGCCGGCGCCTTCGCCGAGGGGGTCACCACGGCCGGCCTGGACGTCGTCATGGCCGGGCTCGGGTCGACCGATCTGCTCTACTTCGCCTCCGGTCACCTGGATATGCCCGGGGCCATGTTCACGGCCTCTCACAACCCCGCCCGCTACAACGGCATCAAGATGTGCTTCGCCGGTGCGCAGCCGATCAGCCTGGACACCGGGCTGGCCCGCGTCCGCGACGAGGCCCAGGCCGTCCTGGACGGCGAGGCCCAGCCGGTCGTCGCCGCCACCCCGGGCACGGTCAGCGAGCGATCGTTGGTCGCCGAGTACGCCGACTACCTGAAGTCGCTGGTCGACCTCACCGGGATCCGCCCGCTGCACGTCGTCGTCGACGCCGGTAACGGGATGGCCGGCTACACCGTGCCCGCCGTGCTGGGCGATCTGCCGCTGACCATCGACGCGATGTACTTCGAGCTCGACGGCTCCTTCCCCAACCACGAGGCCAACCCGCTGGAGCCGGCCAACCTGGTCGACCTGCAGGCCGAGGTCCGCCGGGTCGGGGCCGACATCGGCCTGGCGTTCGACGGGGACGCCGACCGCTGCTTCGTCGTCGACGAGCGGGGCGAGCCGGTGTCGCCCAGCGCGATCACCGCCCTGGTGGCCACCCGCGAGCTGGCGAAGGCCCCCGGGGCGTCCATCCTCTACAACCTGATCTCCTCCCGGGCCGTCCCCGAGATCGTCGGCGAGAACGGCGGCCAGGCCATCCGCACCCGGGTCGGTCACTCCTTCATCAAGGCCGAGATGGCCCGGACCGGCGCGGTGTTCGGCGGCGAGCACTCCGCCCACTACTACTTCGCCAACTTCTTCAACGCCGACACGGGGATGCTCGCGGCCCTGCACGTCCTGGCCGCGCTGGGGGAGCAGGACGGCCCGCTCTCGGACCTGGTCGCCGCGTACTCCCGGTACGCCGCGTCGGGCGAGATCAACTCGACCGTGCCCGACGCTTCGATCAAGCTCGACCAGATCCGGGCGTGGGCGGCCGACCACGACGCCGAGGTCGACGAACTCGACGGCATCACGGTCACCCTGCCCGACGGTGGCTGGTTCAACGTCCGGGCCAGCAACACCGAACCACTTCTCCGCCTGAACGTCGAGGCGGCCGACGAGCCGGCCATGGGGGCCCTGCGGGACGAGATCCTCGGTCTGATCCGGTCCTGA
- a CDS encoding amino acid permease yields MSIWRTKSIEQSIQDTDEPGHRLRRSLSAWDLTIFGVAVVIGAGIFTLTARVAATTAGPAVSLSFVIAAVACGLAAMCYAEFASTVPVAGSAYTFSYATLGELVAWIIGWDLVLEFALGSAVVAKGWSLYLGNLFEQFGGSLSSTVDLGFTTFDWGAVLIVAVVTLLLVSGTKLSARANAIITAIKVAVVLLVIVVGFLHFNPANLSPFIPPAVPAPAEDPTPALQQPLFQLLTGNAGTSFGWFGLLAAASLVFFAFIGFDVVATAAEETRNPKKDLPRGILGSLVIVTVLYVLVTLALTGMVPYTELPGDQATLASAFSLIGVDWAAKVIAVGAIAGLTTVVLVLILGQSRVIFAMSRDGLLPRGLAQVSDKTGTPARITLGVGAVVALVAGFVDIGVLEEMVNVGTLFAFVLVSIGVIVLRRTRPDLERSFKVPFVPVLPILAVLACLWLMVNLTAETWIRFLVWMVIGFAVYYFYGRKHSVLGRRSAQESRAAAADPRDKP; encoded by the coding sequence GTGTCCATCTGGCGCACCAAGTCCATCGAGCAGTCGATCCAGGACACCGACGAGCCGGGGCACCGGCTCCGGCGCTCGTTGAGCGCCTGGGACCTGACGATCTTCGGCGTCGCCGTCGTCATCGGCGCGGGCATCTTCACCCTGACGGCCCGGGTGGCCGCGACCACCGCGGGACCGGCGGTGTCGCTGTCGTTCGTCATCGCGGCCGTCGCGTGCGGCCTGGCGGCGATGTGTTACGCCGAGTTCGCCAGCACCGTCCCGGTCGCGGGGTCGGCCTACACGTTCTCGTACGCCACGCTCGGCGAGCTGGTCGCCTGGATCATTGGCTGGGACCTGGTCCTGGAGTTCGCCCTGGGGTCCGCCGTGGTGGCCAAGGGCTGGTCGTTGTACCTGGGCAACCTGTTCGAGCAGTTCGGTGGGTCGTTGTCCTCGACCGTCGACCTCGGATTCACCACGTTCGACTGGGGCGCCGTCCTGATCGTCGCCGTCGTCACCCTGCTGCTGGTGTCCGGAACGAAGCTGTCGGCCCGGGCCAACGCGATCATCACCGCCATCAAGGTCGCGGTCGTGCTGCTCGTCATCGTCGTCGGGTTCCTGCACTTCAACCCGGCGAACCTGTCGCCGTTCATCCCGCCGGCCGTGCCGGCGCCGGCCGAGGACCCGACCCCCGCCCTGCAGCAGCCGCTGTTCCAGTTGCTGACCGGGAACGCGGGCACCAGCTTCGGCTGGTTCGGTCTGCTCGCCGCCGCGTCGCTGGTGTTCTTCGCCTTCATCGGTTTCGACGTGGTGGCGACCGCCGCGGAGGAGACCCGGAACCCGAAGAAGGACCTGCCGCGCGGCATCCTCGGCTCGCTCGTCATCGTGACCGTGCTGTACGTGCTGGTCACGCTGGCCCTCACCGGGATGGTGCCGTACACCGAGCTGCCGGGCGACCAGGCCACCCTGGCCAGCGCCTTCTCCCTGATCGGCGTCGACTGGGCGGCCAAGGTGATCGCCGTCGGCGCCATCGCGGGCCTGACGACCGTGGTCCTCGTGCTGATCCTCGGTCAGAGCCGGGTGATCTTCGCCATGAGCCGCGACGGGCTGCTGCCCCGCGGACTGGCCCAGGTCAGCGACAAGACCGGCACCCCGGCGCGGATCACCCTGGGGGTGGGCGCCGTGGTCGCACTCGTGGCCGGGTTCGTCGACATCGGTGTCCTCGAGGAGATGGTCAACGTCGGCACGCTGTTCGCCTTCGTGCTCGTCTCCATCGGCGTCATCGTGCTGCGCCGCACCCGACCGGACCTCGAACGTTCCTTCAAGGTCCCGTTCGTCCCGGTGCTGCCGATCCTCGCGGTGCTGGCCTGCCTGTGGCTGATGGTCAACCTGACCGCGGAGACCTGGATCCGGTTCCTGGTCTGGATGGTGATCGGCTTCGCCGTCTACTACTTCTACGGACGCAAGCACTCGGTGCTCGGCCGACGGTCCGCCCAGGAGAGCCGGGCCGCTGCTGCCGACCCCCGTGACAAGCCCTGA